One region of Mycolicibacterium rhodesiae NBB3 genomic DNA includes:
- a CDS encoding MFS transporter, with translation MEAFRQFGSFGWPSRMLMVNQFGINLGFYMLMPYLAGYLAGPLGLAAWAVGLVLGVRNFSQQGMFIIGGTLADRLGYKPLIVAGCLLRTAGFGLLVVAHSLPAVLIASAATGFAGALFNPAVRAYLAADSGPRRVEAFAVFNVFYQAGILAGPLAGLALMLVDFRIAAAVAAAVFAVLTVAQLFALPQHSADPVTEKTAVLDDWRIVVANRSFLWFAAAMIGSYVLSFQVYLALPLHAAALAPQHESLLVAAVFVVSGLVAVGGQLRITRWFAARWGAGRSLMIGMLILAVSFVPLLAVPNSGRFGAAAAVVALLASAALLAVGSAAVFPFEMDTVVSLSGNRLVATHYGFYNTIVGVGILAGNLATGALLQAARDAGADELLWGAMALIGLVAALALHRLERGGHLAPEVAEPTSARR, from the coding sequence TAGGCTTCTACATGCTGATGCCTTACCTGGCTGGCTATCTGGCCGGGCCGCTGGGCCTGGCGGCGTGGGCGGTCGGTCTGGTACTGGGTGTGCGCAACTTCTCCCAGCAGGGCATGTTCATCATCGGCGGTACCCTCGCTGATCGGCTTGGCTATAAGCCACTCATTGTTGCCGGCTGTCTGTTGCGCACCGCGGGATTCGGGCTGCTAGTTGTCGCGCATTCGCTGCCAGCGGTTCTGATCGCCTCGGCGGCAACCGGTTTCGCAGGAGCGTTGTTCAATCCGGCGGTGCGCGCTTACCTGGCCGCCGATTCCGGACCGCGCAGGGTCGAAGCGTTCGCTGTGTTCAACGTGTTCTATCAGGCGGGCATCCTGGCGGGCCCGCTGGCAGGACTGGCGCTGATGCTGGTGGACTTTCGCATCGCGGCTGCCGTCGCGGCCGCCGTGTTCGCCGTGCTGACCGTGGCGCAGCTGTTCGCCCTGCCGCAACATAGCGCCGACCCGGTTACCGAGAAGACGGCCGTACTCGATGACTGGCGCATCGTGGTCGCCAATCGATCATTCCTGTGGTTCGCCGCAGCGATGATCGGGTCCTATGTGTTGAGTTTCCAGGTCTACCTCGCTTTGCCGCTGCACGCTGCTGCGCTGGCACCGCAACACGAATCACTGCTGGTTGCAGCGGTCTTCGTCGTCTCCGGGCTCGTCGCGGTGGGCGGGCAGCTGCGCATCACGCGATGGTTCGCCGCCCGCTGGGGCGCTGGACGATCGCTGATGATCGGCATGCTGATCCTGGCGGTGTCCTTCGTGCCGCTACTGGCCGTTCCCAATAGCGGGCGCTTTGGCGCCGCCGCGGCCGTCGTCGCGTTGCTGGCATCGGCGGCGCTGTTGGCCGTTGGCTCTGCAGCGGTCTTCCCGTTCGAAATGGACACCGTGGTGTCCCTGTCGGGTAACCGCTTGGTGGCCACGCACTACGGGTTTTACAACACCATTGTGGGAGTCGGCATTCTGGCCGGCAACCTGGCCACCGGTGCGCTCTTGCAAGCTGCGCGCGACGCCGGCGCCGACGAACTGCTGTGGGGTGCAATGGCATTGATCGGGCTGGTAGCGGCACTGGCTCTGCATCGGCTGGAGCGCGGCGGACACTTAGCACCCGAGGTGGCAGAGCCTACGTCTGCGCGACGATGA